The sequence CCAATGCGAGAAGGGCCGATGGCGTCGCGTAGGGCTTCCCCGAGGTCACGGTGTAGGCGGCGGCGTGCGCCGAACGGGGGAGAGCGACGACGGAGGTGCGGGACAGCGGGTGCACGAACCGCTTCGGGCCATCGTTGAACGCGAATAGCGGGTGCATGACGTCGAGCAGTCGGCCGTCCTCGGGCGCGGCCGGGCCGACCGGTCCGACGCGAGCCGGCTGCTGCGATTGGAAGAGAGCCAGGTAGCGGACCGCGTCGCCCGCCGGATAGCCGGCATAAACGATGTCGGCGGCCTGCAGCCCGGTCGGCGCGGGCAGACCGGGGCCGACCGGCACCGCGACCGCGAGGACCGGGCGGGAGGCCGCGGCGGCTCCGGACGCGGCCGCTCCGGTGAGGGGAAAGGTCGTCGCCGATTCGGCCGACTCCGACGATGTGGGGTCCGCCGACGGCGACTCGGACGGGGACGAAACGGCCGTGGATGAGTCGGCCGTGGCTGAGTGGGATCGCGTCGAGCCGCTGGCCACGCCGCTCGCGCGGCAACTGCTCAGGGCGAGTGCGCCGATCGCGAGCATGAGGAGGAGCCCGCACGCGATCGAATGCCGACGGGACATCGGCGGCCTGCTCAGGAGTCCGGCGTCGGGCTGGTGGCGATGGCCGTCGGATCGTTCGCCGGCACGGTTCGCTCTGCCTCCGCGCTGGACAGCGTCTCGTGTCGCTGCCCGCCCGTCCCGTTGTGGCCGACCGCATGCCGCGACAGGGCCTCCTTCGGTGCC comes from Mycobacteriales bacterium and encodes:
- a CDS encoding DUF3048 C-terminal domain-containing protein; translation: MSRRHSIACGLLLMLAIGALALSSCRASGVASGSTRSHSATADSSTAVSSPSESPSADPTSSESAESATTFPLTGAAASGAAAASRPVLAVAVPVGPGLPAPTGLQAADIVYAGYPAGDAVRYLALFQSQQPARVGPVGPAAPEDGRLLDVMHPLFAFNDGPKRFVHPLSRTSVVALPRSAHAAAYTVTSGKPYATPSALLALASPRSAAPVILLPHSRPLVGSGVRAAHTLTITMPGRTPLTWRYDAKPRGWRSTGTGGATPTNVIVQVMPYRSVLDRNHGTPVRSPVIVGTGSCRVVSLDQTAGCTWSKPGAAKLTNYVDAGGFPLQFAPGPTWVLLVPPGSTVKTG